From Triticum urartu cultivar G1812 chromosome 2, Tu2.1, whole genome shotgun sequence, a single genomic window includes:
- the LOC125535017 gene encoding uncharacterized protein LOC125535017 produces MAKYNVVQKSKRESSHDRKRRAHGDPNSGKLKHHNAPIAISGKRKRKLLRRLNRDQKEAVMVKALENNMGDVDMVSAEASSETAKDKSQMKFNVKKNSRIQIKRLKGKGRKKAKNVKPPTKEKADAMVE; encoded by the exons ATGGCCAAGTACAACGTGGTGCAGAAGAGCAAGCGCGAGTCCAGCCATGACCGCAAGCGCCGCGCCCATGGGGATCCCAACTCCGGCAAGCTCAAGCACCACAACGCGCCCATCGCCATATCTGGCAAGCGCAAGCGCAAGCTCCTGCGCCGCCTCAACCGG GATCAGAAGGAGGCTGTGATGGTTAAGGCGCTGGAGAACAACATGGGCGACGTCGACATGGTGTCTGCTGAAG CATCTTCGGAAACTGCAAAGGACAAGTCTCAGATGAAGTTTAATGTGAAGAAAAACTCAAGAATACAGATCAAAAGATTGAAAGGCAAAG GTAGAAAGAAAGCCAAAAATGTGAAGCCGCCAACGAAGGAAAAAGCTGATGCCATGGTAGAGTGA